A window of Hevea brasiliensis isolate MT/VB/25A 57/8 chromosome 14, ASM3005281v1, whole genome shotgun sequence contains these coding sequences:
- the LOC131172919 gene encoding RNA pseudouridine synthase 4, mitochondrial-like — MYVIKRSLDELAVSCLCYDYTEFPRLVHRLHRDSSGILVMVRTQRSTFRLKTSAASNDVVVDNGKSDRITMVENAQNPSSQHAHITEWLELSPVPGRKHQLRVHCAEVLGTPIVGDFKYRWQAQRKWKHLLCQMSKKTQMRICHAIKCFLVALIWKVEASLKSTPSSPDLHCEQLVLPNVSQALQVVQMLFEYDFSDMESIELGASLPSYMQNSCDMLSS, encoded by the exons atgtatgtcatCAAAAGAAGTTTAGATGAACTGGCTGTAAGTTGTTTATGTTATGACTACACTGAGTTCCCCAGGCTG GTTCATAGACTTCACAGAGATAGTAGTGGCATCTTGGTGATGGTAAGGACACAAAGAAGTACATTCAGGCTGAAAACTTCTGCAGCATCAAATGAT GTGGTGGTGGACAATGGAAAATCTGACAGAATAACAATGGTTGAGAATGCACAGAACCCATCTTCTCAGCATGCACACATTACAGA ATGGTTAGAACTGTCACCTGTTCCTGGTAGGAAGCATCAG CTGCGTGTACACTGTGCTGAAGTATTGGGTACGCCAATAGTTGGAGACTTCAAATATAGGTGGCAAGCTCAAAGGAAGTGGAAACATTTGCTTTGTCAGATGTCGAAGAAAACTCAAATGAGAATATGTCATGCAATAAAATGTTTCCTTGTGGCATTGATTTGGAAAGTGGAAGCATCTCTGAAAAGCACACCCTCGTCTCCAGATCTTCACTGCGAGCAATTGGTTTTACCCAATGTGTCTCAGGCTTTGCAAGTCGTGCAGATGTTGTTCGAGTATGATTTTTCAGATATGGAAAGCATTGAATTGGGTGCTTCCTTGCCTTCCTACATGCAAAATAGTTGTGATATGTTGAGCTCCTGA